The Blautia hydrogenotrophica DSM 10507 genome window below encodes:
- a CDS encoding (2Fe-2S)-binding protein, with translation MMENDIIICRCQEVTRQEILDAIEQGATTVDGVKRRTRAGMGLCQGKTCERLVAKIISQETGIPMEQILPQTKRMPVRPVKIGILGGSEDE, from the coding sequence ATGATGGAAAATGACATTATTATTTGCCGTTGCCAGGAAGTGACCAGGCAAGAAATCTTGGATGCTATCGAGCAAGGGGCAACGACAGTGGACGGGGTGAAGAGAAGGACACGTGCCGGAATGGGACTGTGTCAGGGAAAGACCTGTGAGCGGCTGGTGGCCAAGATTATTTCTCAGGAGACTGGAATTCCTATGGAACAGATTTTGCCGCAGACCAAAAGAATGCCGGTCAGACCAGTGAAGATTGGTATCCTTGGAGGTAGCGAAGATGAATAG
- a CDS encoding 4Fe-4S binding protein yields MREGVVYTGIPSQEELQSAPGVPSQKRMKEGRVAVIECVQEIPCNPCESACRFHAIHIGEQITNLPCIEEEKCTGCGLCVAACPGLAITIVDKSYSEEEGTIDFPFEYLPLPKEGDWVKAVNRGGEVVCDARVLKVRQQKAYQGTTVISIAVPMEYVDEVRSIQRLRAKQEGE; encoded by the coding sequence GTGAGAGAAGGAGTTGTGTACACTGGAATCCCCTCCCAGGAGGAGCTGCAAAGCGCACCGGGGGTTCCCTCCCAGAAACGAATGAAAGAAGGCCGCGTGGCGGTAATTGAATGTGTGCAGGAGATTCCATGCAATCCCTGTGAGAGTGCCTGTAGGTTTCACGCGATACATATCGGAGAGCAGATCACAAATCTTCCCTGTATAGAAGAAGAGAAATGTACGGGTTGCGGCCTATGTGTGGCAGCCTGTCCAGGTTTGGCGATTACGATTGTAGATAAGAGCTACAGTGAGGAAGAAGGTACGATTGACTTTCCATTTGAATATTTGCCTTTGCCGAAAGAGGGAGACTGGGTGAAAGCAGTTAACCGCGGCGGAGAAGTGGTCTGTGACGCGAGGGTTCTGAAAGTGAGACAACAGAAGGCCTATCAGGGGACAACGGTGATTAGCATCGCAGTGCCCATGGAATATGTGGATGAAGTCAGAAGCATTCAGAGGCTTAGGGCCAAACAGGAGGGGGAATGA
- a CDS encoding NAD(P)/FAD-dependent oxidoreductase, which yields MRQITTDVAVIGAGPAGLSAAYQAARAGAKVTLIDENKRPGGQLFKQIHKFFGSKEHHAGVRGYFIGEELLCQVRDSGADVMLDSLVYGLLPDKSMGVVHEGRNYSVSAKKIIIASGAKENYMAFPGSTMPGVMGAGAAQTMVNVNRVLPGKRILMVGSGNVGLIVSYQLMQAGAEVVALVEGAPKIGGYGVHAGKIRRAGVPIYVGHTIKRVYGQEEVEGVEIAAVDEKWNLIEGTEKNFQVDTVCLAVGLNPMTELAWMVGCKFDFIPAFGGHVPLHDSNMETTVEGVYVAGDITGVEEASSAMEEGNMAGVCAAWALGYLSQEEAQEKKEQIQRRLNTLRSGVFGERRRASKEKQLEDMRIYREGGNVL from the coding sequence ATGAGACAGATTACGACGGATGTGGCGGTGATTGGGGCTGGTCCAGCCGGTTTGTCAGCGGCATATCAGGCGGCTCGTGCCGGTGCCAAAGTGACTCTGATTGATGAAAATAAACGTCCGGGAGGTCAGCTGTTTAAGCAGATTCACAAGTTTTTTGGGTCCAAAGAGCACCATGCCGGTGTGAGGGGCTATTTCATTGGAGAAGAGTTGCTGTGCCAGGTCCGAGACAGTGGAGCGGATGTAATGCTGGATAGCTTGGTCTATGGTCTTTTGCCGGACAAAAGCATGGGTGTTGTTCATGAGGGAAGAAACTATTCGGTGAGCGCGAAAAAGATCATTATTGCCAGCGGGGCCAAAGAAAACTATATGGCATTTCCAGGTAGTACGATGCCTGGGGTCATGGGAGCCGGGGCAGCTCAGACCATGGTCAATGTAAACCGTGTGCTTCCAGGAAAAAGGATTCTTATGGTCGGTTCTGGAAATGTGGGACTGATTGTCTCGTATCAGCTGATGCAGGCAGGAGCTGAGGTGGTGGCTCTCGTGGAGGGAGCTCCTAAGATCGGGGGTTATGGAGTTCATGCAGGAAAAATCAGGCGGGCAGGTGTTCCTATTTATGTGGGACATACCATTAAGCGTGTCTATGGCCAGGAAGAGGTAGAAGGTGTGGAGATCGCGGCTGTTGATGAGAAGTGGAATTTAATCGAGGGGACAGAGAAAAATTTTCAAGTGGATACCGTCTGTCTTGCGGTAGGATTAAATCCAATGACAGAACTTGCCTGGATGGTCGGCTGTAAATTTGATTTCATTCCGGCCTTCGGTGGCCACGTTCCCCTTCACGATTCCAATATGGAGACAACTGTAGAGGGGGTGTACGTGGCGGGAGATATCACTGGTGTCGAGGAGGCTTCCTCAGCGATGGAAGAGGGAAACATGGCAGGAGTCTGTGCAGCCTGGGCTTTGGGATATCTTAGTCAGGAAGAAGCACAGGAGAAAAAAGAACAGATACAGAGAAGGCTAAATACACTGCGCTCTGGGGTCTTTGGGGAGAGACGAAGGGCATCTAAGGAAAAACAGCTGGAAGACATGCGTATTTATAGAGAAGGAGGGAACGTGCTGTGA
- a CDS encoding NAD(P)/FAD-dependent oxidoreductase has product MNRPEIIVIGGGVIGSSITYYLSKMGKKVLMIEKKDNCSGSAGASDGVVGYHTKKPGLQMELAIRSIAMFEELSKELGMDIEYRKDCGGMQPAETKLEWEILSEIVKEQRQSGVDIRMISIEEACKIEPQLNPDLYGALYSPTSGKVNPIRLTFAYVQAAKRLGAQVLSNTEVTDVLVKMGRVMGVETSKGTYYADQVIDAAGSWAAEIAAMAGVDLPIRPRKGQLFITEPLGPFMDVTLQCARYNVIKFKPEAVGDKAVLRMGASLSIEQTENGGLVIGSTREFVGYDRENTLEAMEVTMRRAMRFFPALKDVNIIRAFAGLRPFTPDGIPVIGEVEKLPGFFVAAGHEGDGIALAPITGKLMAELLVQGKSSYSLEAFSPNRFRRWSEGDFE; this is encoded by the coding sequence ATGAATAGGCCAGAGATTATCGTCATCGGAGGCGGAGTGATCGGAAGCTCGATCACGTACTATCTGAGCAAGATGGGAAAGAAAGTTCTGATGATTGAGAAAAAAGATAATTGTAGCGGGTCCGCTGGGGCTTCTGATGGTGTGGTGGGTTATCATACAAAGAAACCAGGTCTTCAGATGGAGTTGGCAATTCGAAGTATCGCCATGTTCGAGGAACTCTCAAAAGAGCTGGGTATGGATATCGAGTACCGAAAAGACTGCGGCGGAATGCAGCCGGCAGAGACAAAGTTGGAGTGGGAAATTCTCTCGGAGATTGTGAAAGAGCAGAGACAAAGCGGAGTGGATATCCGTATGATTTCTATAGAGGAGGCCTGCAAGATAGAGCCGCAGTTAAACCCGGATTTGTATGGGGCATTATATTCTCCTACCAGTGGCAAGGTGAATCCTATAAGATTGACGTTTGCCTATGTCCAGGCAGCAAAACGGCTGGGGGCTCAGGTGCTCTCCAATACTGAAGTGACAGATGTTCTGGTAAAAATGGGCCGGGTGATGGGGGTGGAGACTTCAAAAGGAACCTATTACGCAGACCAAGTGATCGATGCGGCTGGTTCCTGGGCTGCGGAAATTGCGGCGATGGCAGGTGTAGACCTGCCCATCAGACCCAGAAAAGGGCAGCTGTTTATCACGGAACCCTTAGGGCCGTTTATGGATGTGACTTTACAGTGTGCTCGCTATAATGTGATAAAATTTAAACCGGAAGCTGTCGGAGATAAAGCGGTGCTCCGCATGGGAGCGAGTCTGAGTATTGAGCAGACAGAAAACGGAGGGCTGGTAATCGGTAGCACCAGAGAGTTTGTAGGTTATGACAGAGAGAATACACTAGAGGCGATGGAAGTGACTATGAGAAGAGCGATGCGTTTCTTTCCAGCGCTGAAGGATGTAAATATTATCCGGGCGTTCGCAGGACTGCGGCCGTTTACACCGGATGGAATCCCTGTTATAGGGGAAGTAGAGAAGTTGCCAGGCTTCTTTGTGGCAGCGGGCCACGAGGGAGATGGGATTGCGTTGGCACCAATCACGGGAAAACTGATGGCTGAATTACTGGTACAAGGCAAATCCTCCTATTCTCTGGAGGCATTTTCACCAAATCGTTTTCGGAGATGGTCAGAGGGAGACTTCGAATAA
- a CDS encoding (2Fe-2S)-binding protein yields MRVEKHPILGDLPDQKRVTLYYNGQPLEAYEGEPVASALMNAGIRVFRTTARRKEPRGIFCAIGRCTDCMMIVDGVPNTRTCVTYVRDGMRVEKQEGLSALKIEGEGER; encoded by the coding sequence ATGAGAGTGGAGAAGCACCCTATTTTGGGAGATCTTCCAGATCAAAAAAGAGTAACGCTGTATTACAATGGACAGCCGTTAGAGGCCTATGAAGGAGAACCGGTGGCATCTGCATTGATGAATGCGGGAATTCGTGTATTCCGCACAACGGCACGCAGAAAAGAGCCCAGAGGTATCTTTTGTGCTATAGGGCGGTGCACAGACTGTATGATGATTGTGGATGGAGTTCCCAATACCAGAACCTGTGTCACTTATGTGCGAGATGGAATGCGGGTGGAGAAGCAGGAGGGTCTTTCTGCCTTAAAGATTGAGGGGGAGGGCGAAAGATGA
- the metA gene encoding homoserine O-acetyltransferase MetA, which translates to MPIKIQSDLPVKEILERENIFVMDEKRAVHQDVRPIQILILNLMPLKEETELQLLRSLSNTPLQVDVTFMTVESHESKNTSMSHLNKFYETFQTIKDRRFDGMIITGAPVEQMEFEKVDYWEELKEIMEWTNNSVTSTIYLCWAAQAGLYYHYGLQKRPLEKKMFGLFWHRVSNRKIPLVRGFDDMFLAPHSRHTEVPMEEIRKCKELTVLAESEEAGLFLAMAEEGRKIFVMGHPEYDRVTLDGEYKRDVEKGLPIELPKNYYQNDDPQIKPLLMWRAHANNLYTNWLNYYVYQITPYDLHGTPDFAKGFTRD; encoded by the coding sequence ATGCCAATTAAGATACAGAGTGATCTCCCAGTTAAGGAGATCTTAGAGAGAGAAAATATATTTGTGATGGATGAAAAGCGGGCGGTGCACCAGGATGTGCGACCAATTCAGATTTTGATTTTGAATTTGATGCCTTTAAAGGAGGAGACGGAATTGCAGCTTCTGCGCTCTCTGTCCAACACACCTCTTCAGGTGGATGTGACTTTTATGACAGTGGAGAGCCATGAGTCCAAAAATACGTCCATGAGCCATCTCAATAAATTTTATGAGACATTTCAGACGATTAAGGACCGTAGATTTGACGGTATGATTATAACAGGAGCGCCTGTAGAACAGATGGAGTTTGAGAAAGTAGACTATTGGGAGGAGCTCAAGGAGATTATGGAATGGACGAATAACAGTGTCACTTCCACAATATACCTTTGCTGGGCGGCCCAGGCGGGTCTCTATTACCACTATGGACTTCAGAAAAGGCCGCTGGAAAAAAAGATGTTTGGCCTGTTCTGGCACAGGGTGTCAAATCGAAAAATTCCTCTGGTCAGAGGATTTGACGATATGTTTTTGGCACCTCATTCCCGTCATACAGAAGTACCCATGGAGGAAATACGCAAATGTAAGGAACTAACTGTCTTGGCAGAATCGGAGGAAGCAGGTCTGTTTTTGGCCATGGCGGAAGAGGGACGAAAGATTTTTGTGATGGGTCATCCAGAGTATGATCGTGTGACTTTAGATGGGGAATACAAAAGAGATGTGGAGAAGGGGCTGCCTATAGAGTTGCCGAAAAATTATTATCAGAATGATGATCCGCAGATTAAACCGTTGCTGATGTGGAGGGCACATGCGAATAATCTGTATACGAACTGGCTGAATTATTATGTGTATCAGATAACACCTTATGATCTGCATGGAACTCCAGACTTTGCGAAAGGATTTACCAGGGATTGA